The Phaeacidiphilus oryzae TH49 region CCATCCTGCTGTGGGCGCCGGCCGACCCGCCGCGCGAGGAGCGGGTGGCCGGACGGGTGTCCGGCGTCGGCACGGTGGGTGCGCTCGACCTCCCCGGGATGCTCCTCTTCGTGGGCACCATGGGGCTGCTGATGTACTGGCTGCTCTCGCTGGCCGGCCCGGTCCGCTGGTGGGCGCTCGGCGGGTCGGCGGTCCTCGGCCTGCTGACCGTGCTGCGCTCGCTGCGGGCACCGGTGCCGTTCCTGGACCTGCGGCTGCTGGCCGACCGGGAGTTGAGCTTCACCTACGTCCGCACCGTCGCCACCTACACCGCGTACTACGGGATCTTCTACGGGCTCCCGCAGTGGCTGGAGGAGTCCCGCGGGCTGCACGCCTCGGTGGCCGGGATGGTGATGCTGCCGCTGGCGCTGACGGGCATCTGCTCCACGATCACCGCCACCCGGCTGCAGAAGGTGCGCGGGCCGCGGCCGCTGCTGCTGATCGGGGCGGGGATGCTGACGGTCGGCGGGGTGCTGCTGACGCTGCCGACGCCGGACACGCCGGTGTGGCTGCTGGTGCTCCTCTGCGTGGTGCTGGGCCTTCCCAACGGCTACAACTCGATGGCCAACCAGAACCTGGTCTACCAGGCCGCGCCGGCCCGGCAGGCGGGCGCGGCGTCCGGGATCTACCGGACCTCGCAGTACATCGGCGCGAATCTGGCCTCGGCGATGCTGGGGCTGCTGGTCGGCACCCACGCGACCGCGTCGGGCCTCCACCGCGAGGGCCTCGGCATCGCCGCGATCTGCGCGGTGCTCACCCTGTGCGCGCTGGTCGGCCTGCGCAAGGCCCGCCGCCCGCAGGCGGCCTGACACCCCGTCACCTGAGCGCCGTCCGACACGCACTCTGGCGCTTCCGGTGATGGCGAGTCACCATGGCTACGGTTCGGGACAAACGCGCCGACCCGGAGGGGGCTGCTGCGATGCGACTGGGCAAGGCCATAGCCGTGGGACATGCTGTCGAGCGCGCCGAGAGCGCGGAGATCACCGAGATTCCGGACACATCCGAGAATACCACCCAGGAGACCGTCACCGCTGCCGAGGCCGCGCCCGCCCCGCGGGCCGACGCACCCTCGGAGACGGTAAGCGCCGCGGCGGGGTGAGTCGGCTGCGGCCCTTTCGGGTCCGGCTGCCGAAGGAGAACCCGGAGACGCCGCCGACCGGCTGGAAGGCGGCCTTCCCGATGCTGTCCGCGGACGGCAGGCGGGTCGGGTTCCGCGGTCTCACCCTCGGCGCCGGAGTCGTCTACGCACCGTTCGACGACGCGCGCTGCGTGTACGGAAGGCGGCACCGGCCGCCGGTCCGCGGCTGCGGCTGCGGTTTCTACTGCCTCCACGACGCCGCCGAGGCCTTCGCGCTGACCTGCGCCACCGAGTACCGGGACGCCGCCGTCCTCCAGGTCTCGGTGCTCGGCGACTACATCAGATATCAGCGAGGTATCCGCTCCCAGCAGCAGAAGGTCCGCCGGGTGCTGGTCGGGCGCTGCCCCTGCGGCCGCCCGGCCGAGGCCTTCGTGGACGCCGGCACCGGGGTGCCCGGCTGGCGCGGCCTGGTCGGCGCCTGCGCGGGCTGCGCCGGGCGGCGCCAGGCGCTGCCGTTCGCCGAGTACGGCCGGCTGGCCGGCGGCGGCCTCGTCGCGGCCTGCGACGACCGGATGGCGCCCCCGCCCGCGCAGGCGGTGCTCGGCGGCGGAGCCGGGACCGGCTATCTGCCGCTGCCGCCCGAACTGGCCGGGGCGGGCGGCGCCGACGAGGTGCTGCCGCAGCTCGCCGCCGAGGCGGTGCTGCTCCAGGCCCGTCTGGACTGGCTGCAGGAGCAGTTGGCGAAACTGACGGATCGACCGTGAAGCGAAGCGGCGCGCCCCGGTTTCCTGTGAATCGGCGCGTCGGGGGATTCATGCGCTCAGCCGCGGTGTTCTGATCGTTGCGGACGTATGTCCGTCTCGGGTTGGGGAAGGCGGTGGGCGATGACGGAACTCGATCGCGACACTGGCGGAGGCGCGGGCGGCGCCGGCGGAATCGGCGGCCCGGGCGGCGCCGTCCCGGGCACGAGCCCGCAGGTGATGACGGTGCCGGCGGCGGACGGCGCGCGGCTGGCGGTGCGGGTGGACGGCGATCCGGAGGCCCCGGTGACCGTGCTCCTCAGCCACGGCTGGACGCTGACCGCCGCCGGCTGGGGCCCGCACATCGCGGCGCTGGCGGCGCGCGAGGGACCGCCGCTCCGGATCGTCAGTTTCGACCAGCGCGGCCACGGTTTCTCCGACCGTGGCACCGCGCCCATCGACCTGCCGGTCTTCGGCGCGGATCTGGCGGCGGTCCTCGAGGCGTGCTGCCGGCCCGGTGGCAGCACGGTGGTGGTCGGCCATTCACTGGGCGCCATGGCGCTGCTGGCCTGTGCCGCCGAGCGGCCCGAACTCTTCGGCGGGCCGGACGGGTTGGTCTCCGGGGCGGTGCTGGTCTCGGCCTCGGCCGGCGGGCCGCTGCCGGAGCCCTCGGCCGGGGCCGCCGAGTCCGGACGCCGGGCGGCGCTGCGGGAGCGGGTGGGACGGCTGGAGACCGCACTGGTGGAGGCGGTGCTGAACCGGGAGTGGGCGGCCCGGGCGGCGCACCGGCTGCTGACCGGGCCGGCGGCGCATCCGCGGACACTGCCGCTGTGGCGGCTGGCCTTCGGCGACGGGCCGGACGCCGAGCTGGCCCGGCGCAGCGCCGAGGACTTCCGTGAGACGCCGGTCAGCGACATCGCCGACTACTGGCACGCCTTCGCCCGGCACGACTGCACCGGCCGGATCGGCGCCCTCGGCCGGGTGCCGGTACGGATCCTGGTGGGCGCCGAGGACCGGTTCGCGACGCCGGCCGAGTCGGCGGCGATCGCGGCCGAGCTGCCCTCCGCGGAGCTGAACATGGTCCCCGGCTACGGCCACGACCTGCCGTACGACCGGCCCGACCTGGTGGTCCGGGCCGTGGACGGGGTGGTGGGGGAACTGATGTCCGGGGATAGGTTGGGGGGCATCAGGCCCGGCCCGGAGGGCTGATCCGGCGATCGGCGCCGGCATCGGCCCGGGCCGGCGGCGCGAGGGGCGAGCGTAGGCGATGGCGGCGGAGGGGCGGGGCGGGCAGCGGGCGCGGACACCCGGCTGGCGGGCGGTCGCCCTGCTGGTCGCGGGCGCGTTCTTCATGGAGAACCTGGACGGCACGATCATCTCGACCGCCGCCCCGCGGATGGCCGTGTCGCTCGCCGTCCGGCCCGCCGACATCAACGTGGCCATGACCGCGTACCTGCTGACCGTCGCGGCCTGCATCCCGGCCAGCGGCTGGGCGGTGGACCGGTTCGGGGCGCGGCGGGTGTTCACCGCGGCGGTGGGCGTCTTCACCCTGGCCTCCGCGCTCTGCACCCTCAGCGGCGGCCTCGGCGAGCTGACCGCGGCCCGGGTGGTGCAGGGGATCGGCGGGGCGATGATGGTGCCGGTCGGCCGGCTGGTCGTGCTGCGGGACACCGAGAAGTCCGAACTGCTGGCCGCGGTGGCCTATCTGACCTGGCCGGCGCTGCTGGCCCCGGTGATCGCCCCGACCCTGGGCGGGCTGCTCTCGGCGTACGCGTCCTGGCGGTGGATCTTCGCGCTGAACCTGCCGCTGGGCGCGGCGGCGCTGATCGCCGCGTTCCGGCTGATGCCGCGCCGAGACCCCGGGCCCGCCACCGGCGCCGGCCCCGACGTCGGCGCCGCCTCAGCCGGAGCGGGCGGGGCGGACCGGCTGGACTGGGCCGGCTTCGGCTACTCCGGCGCCGGCCTGGCCATCGGCCTGTACGGGGTCGAGGGCCTCGGCGGCACGCCGATCGACTGGACCCGCACCGGGCCGGCGCTGGCGGCGGGCGCCCTGCTGCTCGGGCTGGCGGTCCGCCACCTCGCCCGCGCCGAGCGGCCGCTGGTCGACCTGCGGGTGATGCGGCTGCACTCGGCCCGGGTGTCCAACCTCGGCGGCTCGCTCTTCCGCACCGCGATCAGCGCGGTGCCGTTCCTGCTGCCGCTCCTCTTCGAGCTGGGCTACGGCTGGAGCCCGACGGCGGCCGGGCTGATGCTGATGGCGGTCTTCGCGGGGAACATCGGCATCAAGCCGCTCACCTCGCCGATCCTCCGGCGCTGGGGCTTCAAACGGGTGCTGGTGGGCAGCAACCTGGCGGCCGCGGGCAGCATCGCCCTGTGCGCCGGACTCGGGCCGCACACCCCGCTCGCGGCCACCGCGGCCGTACTCTTCGCCGGGGGCGTCTTCCGCTCGATCGGCTTCACCGCGTACAACGGGGTGGCCTTCGCCGAGGTGCCGGCCGCCCAGATGTCCGCGGCCAACACCCTGAACGCGACCCTCCAGCAGCTCGCGGGCGGGGTGGGGGTGGCCGCGGGGGCGCTGGCGCTGCGCGCCGGGCAGGCGGTGTCGGACGGGCATCCGGCCGGCGGGGCCGTCGGCCTGGCGCCGTTCCGGATCGCCTTCCTGCTGGTCGCCCTGCTGCCGCTGGTCGGCGCGGTGGAGGTGGCCCGGCTCAACTCCCGTACCGGGGCGACCGTCACCGGCCACGCCGAGCGCGCCAGGCCGGCCGGGAGCGACGCTAGATTGGCCACCACCGATCCAGGCGAAGGAAGTTGACGCGTGATCGAGATCGCGGACATCGAGGCGGCGGCCGAGCTGATCGACGGCCACATCCTGCGTACCCCGACGCTGGCCAGCCCGGGGCTGACCGGGCTGCTCGGCGTGCCGGTGACCGCCAAGCTGGAACTGCTCCAGCGCACCGGATCCTTCAAGGCCCGCGGGGCCACCGCCAAGCTGCGCTCGCTCAGCGCCGCCGACCGGTCGGCCGGGGTGGTCGCGGTGAGCGGCGGCAACCACGCGATCGCGGTGGCGGTGATGGCCCAGGCGCTGGACGTGAAGGCGACCGTGGTGATGCCGCGCACGGCGCCGGCGCGGGCGGTGGACATCGCCCGGGAGGCCGGTTCCACGGTGCGGCTGACGGACGACATGCCGTCCGCCTTCGCCCTGGTGGACCAGCTCAGGGCGGAGGGGCTGACCCTGGTCCACCCCTTCGACGATCCGGTGGTGATCGCCGCCCAGGGCACGGTCGGCCTCGAACTCGCGGAGGACGCGGGGGAGTTGACCGACGTCCTGGTCAGCATCGGCGGGGGCGGGCTGATCGCCGGGGTGGCGGCGGCGCTGCGGGCGCGGCGGCCGGGGCTGCGGATCTGGGGGGTGGAGACCGCGGGCGCGGAGGCCATGTCGCAGGCGCTGTCGGCGGGCGGGCCGCTGGCGGTGCGGCTCTCCTCGATCGTCACCACCCTCAGCGCGCCCAGCGCCTCCGCGCTGACCTACCGGCATGTCGCGGAGCTGGTCGAGGAGGTCCTGGTGGTCTCCGACGCCGAGGCCGTGCGGGGCACCCTCGAACTGGCGGAGCACGCCAAGGTGTGGGCGGAGCCCGCCGCCGGCTGCCTGCTGCCGGCCGCCCGCCGGGTCGTCGAGCGGGTGGGCCCGGGCGTCCGCCTCGGCCTGGTGCTGTGCGGCGGCAACGCCACCACCGATGACGTCCTGGCCTGGGCGGAGCGCTTCGGCCTGCGCTGACGGCGGGGACCGCCGCGTCGCCCCGAGCGGGAGGGGGCCGGGCGCCGAGCCGGGCCCGCCGGGTGGAGACCGGAATCCACCCGCCCCGGGGGCCCCTCCCACCCGTGGGTTGATGTGGCGGGGGAGGCCGGAGGGCGACGCTCATGGCATGAGCTTCTCCGACTGGTTGATCGACCTCGCCCTCATCGGACTGGTGGTGCTGCAGCTGCGCGCCCGCCGGCTGACCGTGCGCTCGCTGCTGCTGCCGGTGGCACTCGTCTGCTGGGCCGGATTCCACTACCTCCACGCCGTTCCGACCTCCGGCGACGACCTGCTGCTGATCGTCCCGGCCACGCTGGCCGGGCTGGCCCTGGGCGTCGGCGCCGGCGTGCTGACCAGGGTCTACCGGGGCGACGACGCCGTCCTGGCCCGCGCGACCGCCGCCGCGGCCGTGCTGTGGGTGCTCGGCGTCGGCGTCCGGCTGGCCTTCCAGGTCTACTCGACCCACGGCGGCGCCCCGTCCATCGGCCGCTTCTCCGTCGACCACCAGATCAGCGCGGACGCCTGGGCGCCCGCGCTGGTCCTGATGGCCTTCGGCGAGGTGCTGGCCCGCACGGCTGTCGTATGGCTCCGCGGGGCCGCGGTCCGCCGCACCGCCGGCGGGCGGCCGGAGCGGGTGCTCTCCGCCTGACACACCCGGGGGGCGGGCGCTGACCGCCCTCAGAACCCGCTCGCCCAGAATGGTGGGTATGCGCATCGGAAAGCTGGGATCCAGGAGCGGGGCCGGAGCAGGGGCGAGGACGGCGGTGGCGGCGGTGGCAGCGGTCCTGGGGCTCGGGCTGGGGCTGGCCGGCTGCTCCGGCGGGGGGCCGGCCGAGCCCGCCTCGGTCAGCTCCTCGCTCAGCGCCCAGGCGGGGGCGCGGCCCGCGGCCGTCCCGCCGCGCCCGGACCATGTGGTGGTCGTCGTCGAGGAGAACCACTCCCGCAGCCAGATCCTCGGCGGCAAGGACGCCCCGTACCTGACCTCACTGGCCGCGCAGGGCGCCTCGTTCAGCGACTCCTACGCGGTGGCCCACCCCAGCCAGCCCAACTACCTGGCGCTCTTCTCCGGTTCCCTGCAGGGCCTCACCGACGACTCCTGCCCCCACAGCTTCACCGGGGCCAACCTCGCCTCCGAACTGAGCGCCGCCGGACGGGACTTCGCCGGGTACGCCGAGTCCATGCCGCGCCCCGGCTACCCCGGTTGCGGCCGGGGCGACTACGCCCGCAAGCACGTGCCGTGGGCGAACTACCCGGCCCTGCCGGCGAAGACGGTGAGCCGCACCTTCGCGCAGTGGCCGAGCGGCGACTACGCCCGGCTGCCCACCGTCTCCTTCGTCGTCCCGAACCTCCAGCACGACATGCACGACGGCTCCGTCCGGCAGGGCGACGACTGGCTGCGCGCCCACCTCTCCGGCTACGCGGAGTGGGCCAGGACCCACCATAGCCTGCTGGTGGTCACCTGGGACGAGGACGAGGGCACCTCGACCAACCGCATCCCCACCCTCGTCGTCGGCCAGGACGTCCGCCCCGGGAGCTACCCCGAACTGGTGGACCACTACCGGCTGCTGCGCACCCTGGAGGCGATGTACGCCCTCCCCGCCCTCGGCGAGAGCGCCCACCGCAGCCCGATCACGGACATCTGGACCCACTGACCCCGGCCGTTCAGCGCGGCCAGGCCCGCCGGCCCAGGTTGATCACCTGGAGCTGGCGGCGCGCGGTGGCCGTGATCCGCTCGCGGTCGGCCGGGTCCGCCGCGTCCAGGAGGCGGGCGGCGGTCAGCACCATGTGGTCGACGTAGAGGTCGGCCAGCATCCGGAGGTCCTCCCGGGACCAGCCGGCGGTGTCCGGCAGCCCGGACAGGTAGTCGACCAGGTCGTCGGCGAAGTCGCCGAGCCGGTCCGCGATCGCCTCCCGCACCTCGCGGACCCCGCCCTGCCACTCCCGGGTGACGAACCTGAAGTGGGCCGGGTTCTGGGCGACATGACGGGCCGTCACGTCCACCGTGCGGTCGATCACCACGGTGGCGTCCTCCGGCGCGTCCGCGTTCCTCAGGTCGCGGACCAGGCCGCGGAGCGGTACGAAGGCCTCCTCGACCAGGGCCACGCCGAGCTCGGAGAGGCTCGCGAAGTGCCGGTAGAAGGCGGTCGGGGTGAGCCCGGCCGCGCGGGTCACCTCGCGCAGGCCGAGGCTGCTCAGGGACTGGTGGTCGAGCAGCCGCAGCCCGGCGTCCAGCAGTGACTGGCGGGTCTGCTGCTTCTGCTCCTGCCGGGTGTGGCGGGTGTGGCCGGTGGGACGGGTGGAGGCCGACCTCGTCGTCGGCGCGGGTGGGGAAGTGTGGCGCATGTCATTCAGTAAACAACTGTTCTCCAGCATGCGCGAGGGGCGGGGCCGCGATAGTGTGGAGTCGTTCGGTGCACAACTGTTCTCTGAATATGCGATGGGGAGGGGATCGGGATGGCCATTCTGGTCGTGCTGCTGGCCCTCGGTTCGATGCTGTGGGGAGCGGCCTCCTACCTCAGCCCGAGCGCGCTCGGCATCGGCGCTGCTGTGGTGGGGACCTGGCTGCTCGGCTTCGTGGTCCGGGAGCGGATCCGGATCGCCCGGACGCGGAAGGCGGCGAGCGAATGAGCGGCGTCACCACCCTCGGGGCCCCGAAGGCCCGCCAGCGCGAGCGCGACGAGACCGCGGTGGCCTCGTTCGTCCTCGGCCTGCTGGGGTTGTTCTTCTTCAACGTGGTGCTCGGCCCGCTGGCGGTCGTCCTCGGCTCGGTCAGCCTCTTCCGGGGCACCCGCCGGCGCGCCCGCGCCCTGCTCGGCATCGCCCTCGGCGTCGCCGACCTGGTGGTCCTGGGCGTCCTGATGGCCGCCCACCACGGCGGCTTCGTCTGGCACTTCGGCGTCTGATCCGGGACGCGACGGACTCGGTCCGGTGCGGCGGTACTCCCGCCGCACCGGACCGAGTCGTCTCCGGGCCCGGCCGGGCGCCGGTCAGTCGGTGGCCAGGGTGGTCCGGTGCTCGTGGGAGAGCACCAGATAGCCCTGGGCGTTGAGCTTGATGTGGGCCAGGTCGTCCTCGGTGAGGGGGCGGCGGACCTTGGCGGGGACGCCCGCCACCAGGGAGCCCGGGGGGACCACGGCGTTCTGCGGGACCACCGCGCCCGCGGCGACCAGGGAGCCGGCGCCGATGACGGCGCCGTTGAGGACGGTGGCGCCCATGCCCACCAGGACGTCGTCCTCCACCGTGCAGCCGTGGAGCACGGCGTTGTGGCCGACCGAGACCCGCTCGCCGACCGTGCAGGGGAAGCCCGGGTCGGCGTGGACGGTGCTGTTGTCCTGGATGTTGGAGTCCGCGCCGATGGTGATCTGCTCGGTGTCCCCGCGCAGGACGGTGTGGTACCAGACGCTCGCGCCCGCGGCCAGGCGGACCCGGCCCAGGACCACGGAGGTCGGCGCGGTGAAGGCGCCCGGGTCCACCTCCGGGGAGTGTCCCGACACCGCTGCGATCAGTCCGCTGTGCTCCGCCATGGGGGCCGCCCTGCCTTCCCGTCCGGGATCTTCCTTGATCGTGGATCGTGTGCGGCCACCGTAAGGGGAGGGGGCGGCGGGACGGCAAGCGGGTGGGGGGCCGGCGGCCGGTCCGGCGTGCGGGCCGGTGCCGGGGCCGGCGTCCGGCGGTCAGCCGGAGGCGGACGGCAGCGGCTGCTCGGCCCAGATGACCTTGCCGGTGTGGGTGTAGCGGGTCCCCCAGCGGTGGGCGAGCTGGGCGACCAGGAACAGGCCGCGGCCGCCCTCGTCGGTGCTCCGGGCCCGGCGCAGCCGCGGCGAGGTGGCGCTGCCGTCGGTGACCTCGCAGATCAGCGTGCGGTCCCGGAGGAGCCGCAGCCGGACCGGGCCGGCGGTGTACCGGATGGCGTTGGTGACCAGCTCGCTCACCATCAGCTCGGTGGTGAACACCAGCTCGTCCAGCCCCCAGTCGTGCAGCCGCCGGGCGGCCTCGGCGCGGATCCCGCCGACCGCCGCCGCGTCCATCGGGACGTCCCAGACGGCCAGGTGGTCCGCGTCGGTGCGGCGGGTGCGGGCGACCAGCAGGGCGGCGTCGTCCAGCGCCCTGGCCGGCCGCAGCCTGCGCTGCAGCTCGTCCCGGACGGCGGCGGGCGGGCGGCCGGCCAGCGAGGCCAGCGCCTCGCGCAGGGCCTCCTCGCCGTCGGCCGTGGTCGCGGAGCCGGCGGTGAGGCCGTCGGTGTAGAGGACCAGGGTGGTGCCCTCGGGGAGGGTGAGGTCGACGCTCTCGTACGGTGATCCGCCGTTGCCGAGGGGCGGGCCGGTGGGCAGCCGGGGGAGGACGGCGGTGCCGTCCGGGTACAGCAGGGCGGGGGCGCGGTGCCCCGCGGAGGCCATCGTGCACTGCCCGGTGACCGGGTCGTGGACGACGTAGAGGCAGGTGGCGCCGGTGGCCGGGGCGATGCCGGCCTCCGCGGACTCCGAGGGGTCGGCGAGGGCGTCGAGCTGGCCGATCAGCTCGTCCGGCGGCAGGTCCAGGGTGGAGAAGTTGCGGATCGCGGTGCGCAGCCGGCCCATGGTGGCCGCCGCGTGCAGCCCGTGCCCCGCGACCTCGCCGACCACCAGCGCGATCCGCCCGCCGGAGAGCGGCAGGGCGTCGTACCAGTCCCCGCCGACCCCGCCGCGGTCGCTGGCCGGCTGGTAGCCATGGGCCAGTTCGGCCGCGCGGAGGTCGGGGAGGGAACCCGGCAGCAGGCTCTGCTGGAGGGTGAGCGCGAGGGTGCTCTCCCGGGTGTAGCGGCGGGCGTTGTCCAGGGCCACGGCGGCGCGGCCGACCAGCTCGCCGAGCAGGGCGACGTCGTCCTCCTGGAACGGCCCGCGCTCCGGCCCGCGCCGGAAGGAGGCCAGTCCGAGGACGGTGCCGCGGGCCCGGATCGGCACCTCGACGCACGAGCCGCCGTCCGGGGCGGGCCGGACGGCCGGCTGGTCCGGGAACGGCGCCGGCGGCAGCGCGGGCCGCTGGGCCCCGACCTCGACCCCGGCCCGGGCCCGGCGGCGCGGGCACGCCGCGGCCCGGCGGAGCACCGGGGCCTCCTCGATCGGGGCCGGTCCCTCCGGCGCCGGGGGCTCGCCGCCGTCCAGCACCCAGTCCCACAGGTCGACCGTGCACTCCTCGGCCGGCCCCGGCGTCGCGATCTCGGCCAGTTCCTGGGCGGTGCGGTCGACTTCGAGGGTGGTGCCGATCCGCGAGCCGGCCTGGCAGAGCAGCGCGAGCCGGCGCCGCGCGGCCACCGCGAGGCGGGCCGCGGTGGCGTCGCCGATCAGCACCGCGGCGGCGGGGACGGGCAGCCGGTCGGCGGCGTCCCCGTCCGGGGCGGGGGAGCCGGGACGTGGACCGGGACCGGCCGCGGGCTCCTCCTCCGGCCCGCCCGGCCGCGTCCGCTCCGGCGCACTGGGGCGCGGGCGGGGGGTCAGGCGCGGACGCGGCTTCGGGTCCGTCTCCCAGCCCGCGAACGGGAAGTGCGCCTCCACGACCAGCGTTTCCACCGCCCCGGCCGCGCCCGGGGTACGGGCCCGGCGGCAGTGGAGCGCCGCGGTCCGCCCGCCGGAGAGGGTCACCTGCCGCAACCCGGCCCGGCCGAGCGAGATCAGCTCCGCGGCGGCGTCCCGCAGGGTCGCCCGGTCCCCGAGGGAGAGCGCCGAGCAGTCGTCGAGGGAGACCCGGGGGGTGGTCAGCACCGCCGCCAGCAGCGCCTGTTCCCGTGCCGAGTACTGGGCCAGCAGCCGGCCCTCGATCTCCAGCACGGCGCCGCCGACGATCTTCGGCATCATCGGATGCCGGTCGGAGTTCCAGCAGGTGAGGTCGAGGATGCCGAGGATCTCCCCGCTCAGCGGGTCCCGCACCGGGGCCCCCGCGCAGGCGAAGTCCCGCAGCCGCTCCACGAAGTGCTCGGTGCTGAGCACCGCGAACGGCCGGCGCTCGGTGAGGGCGGTGCCGATGCCGTTGGTGCCGGCGTGGTCCTCGGCGTAGCTGAAGCCGGGGGCCAGCCGCACGGCGTCCAGATGCCGGTTGAGCCCGGCGCAGCCGGCCAGCCGCAGGCGCACCCGGGCGGTCTCGTCGGTCAGCACGATGCCGACCCGGGCGCCGGCGAGCCGGGTGTGCAGCCGGTCGACGACCGGGGCGGCGGCGCGCAGCAGATGGTCCTCCGGGTCCAGGTCGGTGAGGCCGCGGTAGGGCGGCTCGTGCCGGCCGGGATCGAGCTCCAGGCCGTGGCAGCGGGCCCAGGAGTCCCGGATGGCCGGGCGGGGGAGCCCGGCCGGGGCCGGGCCGTCCTGCGCGCGCCGCAGGAACGCCGCCGGTGCCGTCCGGCTCCCGGTCAGGGTGGCAGCGCTACCGCCGCCCCAATCGCCCGGCATGGAACCCTCCCGCTCCCCGCGTGACTCCGCGCTTCCGGCTTCTCGGTGCTTACCGGAAGGTATTGCTCAGGAGGCCGGCGTGCGGCCGGAGTCCGGGACAGAGCCCGCTTATGCCACCCTTGCGGGTGAATCTCGCGGTCCCTGCCGGAGATCCGGCGGCATCGGGGAGGGTTCCGCCGCGGCTACACCTCGAGGGTGACGTCGTAGGTGCGCAGCCACTCGTTCATCCCGAGCACCAACTCCCCCGCGTTCCGCAGGAGTTCGCCCGGGAGCTCGGCGACCGCCCGCTCCGCGGCCGGCACGTCGAGGAGTTCGCGCACCGGGGCCGAGCGGTCGGCGAGGGTGTCCCGCAGCTCCTCCCGCACCGCCTCGCCGAAGCGCGGGTCCTGGGTGCTCGGGTACGGGCTCTTCACCCGCTCGGCCACCGAGTCCGGCAGGACGTCCCGGGCGGCGGCCCGGAGCAGCGACTTCTCCCGGCCGTCGAAGGTCTTCAGCTCCCACGGCGTGTTGAAGACGTACTGCACCAGCCGGTGGTCGCAGAACGGCACCCGGACCTCAAGGCCGGTGGCCATGCTGGTGCGGTCCTTGCGGTCGAGGAGGATCTGCACGAAGCGGGTCAGGTGGAGGTAGCCGATCTCGCGCATCCGGGCGGCGAGGCCGGTCTCGCCGGGCAGCCGCGGCACCTCCGCCAGGGCCTCGCGGTACCGGGCGTCCTGATACCCCGCCAGGTCGAGCGAGGAGAGGAGGCCCGGGGCGAAGAGCCCCTCCCGGGGGAGCGGCCGGGTGCCGTCCGGCTCGACGTGCCCGCCGAAGCCGCCGCGGATGGCGTGCAGCCAGGGGAAGGTGTCCGAGCGCACCGCCTCCGGGTCGTGGAACCAGGCGTAGCCGCCGAAGACCTCGTCCGCGGACTCGCCGGAGAGGGCCACCGTGGTCTGCCGGCGGATCGCCCGGAAGAGGAGGTAGAGCGAGGTGTCCGCCTCGCCGAGGCCGATCGGGAGGTCGCGGGCGCGCAGCACGGCGGCCCGGTGCCGGCGGTCCATCAGGTCCTCGACGGACAGCACGATGTCGCTGTGGTCGGCGGCGACATGCTCGGCGAGGGCGTGGGCGTACGGGCCGTCGGGGGTGCCGCGGAGGGCGTCCGGCCGGAAGTTCTCGGTCTGGCCGACGAAGTCGACGGAGAAGGAGCGCACCGGGCCGTTCCCCTCGGACGCCAGCCCCCTGGCCGCCAGTGCGGTGATCACCGAGGAGTCCAGTCCCCCGGAGAGGAGGGTGCACAGCGGCACGTCGGCGATCAGCTGCCGGGCCACGATGTCGTCCAGCAGCTCGCGGACGTGGGCGACGGTCCGCTCCCGGCTGTCGGTGTGCTCGGTGGACTCCAGTCCCCAGTACCGGCGTTCGGTGAGCTGGCCGCGGCGGACCCGGAGGGTGTGCCCGGGCTTGAGCTCGCGCATCCCGCGGTAGACGCCGTGGCCGGGGGTCTTGGTGAAGGAGAGGAGCTCGGCCAGGCCTTCGCTGTCGACCAC contains the following coding sequences:
- a CDS encoding MFS transporter, with the translated sequence MVGPIAFGTILQPLNSSMIAVALVGIQAHFGAGSAAVWLVSGLYLATAVAAPAAGRLADALGPRRVSLAGLVLIALASLAAPFAPSVGVLVLCRVVIGIGTAAQYPCGVAMVRRAADSLRAQSQNALAMLAVCSQVMVALGPTLGGVLVGVLGWSGIFWVNVPLAVVGGIAILLWAPADPPREERVAGRVSGVGTVGALDLPGMLLFVGTMGLLMYWLLSLAGPVRWWALGGSAVLGLLTVLRSLRAPVPFLDLRLLADRELSFTYVRTVATYTAYYGIFYGLPQWLEESRGLHASVAGMVMLPLALTGICSTITATRLQKVRGPRPLLLIGAGMLTVGGVLLTLPTPDTPVWLLVLLCVVLGLPNGYNSMANQNLVYQAAPARQAGAASGIYRTSQYIGANLASAMLGLLVGTHATASGLHREGLGIAAICAVLTLCALVGLRKARRPQAA
- a CDS encoding alpha/beta fold hydrolase, translated to MTELDRDTGGGAGGAGGIGGPGGAVPGTSPQVMTVPAADGARLAVRVDGDPEAPVTVLLSHGWTLTAAGWGPHIAALAAREGPPLRIVSFDQRGHGFSDRGTAPIDLPVFGADLAAVLEACCRPGGSTVVVGHSLGAMALLACAAERPELFGGPDGLVSGAVLVSASAGGPLPEPSAGAAESGRRAALRERVGRLETALVEAVLNREWAARAAHRLLTGPAAHPRTLPLWRLAFGDGPDAELARRSAEDFRETPVSDIADYWHAFARHDCTGRIGALGRVPVRILVGAEDRFATPAESAAIAAELPSAELNMVPGYGHDLPYDRPDLVVRAVDGVVGELMSGDRLGGIRPGPEG
- a CDS encoding MFS transporter, whose translation is MAAEGRGGQRARTPGWRAVALLVAGAFFMENLDGTIISTAAPRMAVSLAVRPADINVAMTAYLLTVAACIPASGWAVDRFGARRVFTAAVGVFTLASALCTLSGGLGELTAARVVQGIGGAMMVPVGRLVVLRDTEKSELLAAVAYLTWPALLAPVIAPTLGGLLSAYASWRWIFALNLPLGAAALIAAFRLMPRRDPGPATGAGPDVGAASAGAGGADRLDWAGFGYSGAGLAIGLYGVEGLGGTPIDWTRTGPALAAGALLLGLAVRHLARAERPLVDLRVMRLHSARVSNLGGSLFRTAISAVPFLLPLLFELGYGWSPTAAGLMLMAVFAGNIGIKPLTSPILRRWGFKRVLVGSNLAAAGSIALCAGLGPHTPLAATAAVLFAGGVFRSIGFTAYNGVAFAEVPAAQMSAANTLNATLQQLAGGVGVAAGALALRAGQAVSDGHPAGGAVGLAPFRIAFLLVALLPLVGAVEVARLNSRTGATVTGHAERARPAGSDARLATTDPGEGS
- a CDS encoding threonine/serine dehydratase; the encoded protein is MIEIADIEAAAELIDGHILRTPTLASPGLTGLLGVPVTAKLELLQRTGSFKARGATAKLRSLSAADRSAGVVAVSGGNHAIAVAVMAQALDVKATVVMPRTAPARAVDIAREAGSTVRLTDDMPSAFALVDQLRAEGLTLVHPFDDPVVIAAQGTVGLELAEDAGELTDVLVSIGGGGLIAGVAAALRARRPGLRIWGVETAGAEAMSQALSAGGPLAVRLSSIVTTLSAPSASALTYRHVAELVEEVLVVSDAEAVRGTLELAEHAKVWAEPAAGCLLPAARRVVERVGPGVRLGLVLCGGNATTDDVLAWAERFGLR
- a CDS encoding DUF1453 family protein, with the translated sequence MSFSDWLIDLALIGLVVLQLRARRLTVRSLLLPVALVCWAGFHYLHAVPTSGDDLLLIVPATLAGLALGVGAGVLTRVYRGDDAVLARATAAAAVLWVLGVGVRLAFQVYSTHGGAPSIGRFSVDHQISADAWAPALVLMAFGEVLARTAVVWLRGAAVRRTAGGRPERVLSA
- a CDS encoding alkaline phosphatase family protein, whose product is MRIGKLGSRSGAGAGARTAVAAVAAVLGLGLGLAGCSGGGPAEPASVSSSLSAQAGARPAAVPPRPDHVVVVVEENHSRSQILGGKDAPYLTSLAAQGASFSDSYAVAHPSQPNYLALFSGSLQGLTDDSCPHSFTGANLASELSAAGRDFAGYAESMPRPGYPGCGRGDYARKHVPWANYPALPAKTVSRTFAQWPSGDYARLPTVSFVVPNLQHDMHDGSVRQGDDWLRAHLSGYAEWARTHHSLLVVTWDEDEGTSTNRIPTLVVGQDVRPGSYPELVDHYRLLRTLEAMYALPALGESAHRSPITDIWTH